One segment of Parcubacteria group bacterium DNA contains the following:
- a CDS encoding helix-turn-helix domain-containing protein, translating to MEIKQVLEQFGLEGRKADVYLAALELGGTTVLEIAKKAGIKRTTTYDILLDLKEKGLISETVKGKKTLYLGEDPEKIQKDLKIKEEMFAEILPQLKSIHNTAGNKPKIRFYEGKEGLREVYNDTLKYSGEILGFASEDVVKILGHDWAWDYMKRRKQKHLTARFIMPATEFMQKEVASQDQEQLRSSKVVDPKKYPFSIEINIYGFSKVALMSSKEETGLIIESSEIYKTMKLIFELIWDNLPEIKKI from the coding sequence ATGGAGATAAAGCAAGTTTTGGAACAATTTGGTCTCGAAGGACGAAAGGCGGATGTCTATCTTGCCGCTTTGGAGTTAGGCGGAACCACAGTCTTGGAGATTGCCAAAAAAGCCGGCATTAAAAGAACCACCACCTACGATATTTTGCTTGATTTAAAGGAAAAAGGACTGATTTCGGAGACGGTCAAAGGTAAAAAAACCCTTTATCTCGGCGAAGACCCGGAAAAGATTCAAAAAGACCTGAAAATAAAGGAAGAAATGTTTGCCGAAATTCTACCCCAGCTCAAATCTATTCATAATACGGCTGGAAATAAGCCAAAAATTAGATTTTATGAAGGGAAAGAAGGTTTGAGAGAGGTTTATAATGATACCCTGAAGTATTCCGGAGAAATTCTGGGTTTTGCTTCCGAAGATGTGGTCAAAATTTTAGGCCATGATTGGGCTTGGGATTATATGAAACGAAGAAAACAAAAGCATCTGACGGCCCGATTTATTATGCCTGCAACCGAATTTATGCAAAAGGAAGTGGCTTCCCAAGATCAGGAACAATTGCGATCCTCCAAGGTAGTTGATCCGAAAAAGTATCCATTTTCCATAGAAATTAATATCTACGGATTTTCTAAGGTGGCTCTAATGTCTTCGAAAGAAGAAACCGGTTTGATTATTGAAAGTTCGGAAATCTATAAGACAATGAAATTGATTTTTGAACTTATTTGGGACAACTTACCGGAAATTAAGAAAATTTAA
- a CDS encoding nucleotidyl transferase AbiEii/AbiGii toxin family protein, whose translation MNNLELKEYIKKLGISADQILREEAEMEFLKDFSESKLSSNVVFYGGTALRLAYNSPRFSEDLDFLTIKNIRFSEFKKLMEKIEKNHSGWKLTDTKEKRQTIFALFNIYDEKLKHSFSVKIEIHKPERKTKFKTDLMLIKSPISINEPLVLVPALQELKTFKEMALMQRRKARDIFDLWYISQVLRENFVLPKKVPPYSAREFKNELQVFLPKKYYPIVSQLYEKITGKN comes from the coding sequence ATGAACAATCTGGAATTAAAAGAATATATCAAAAAACTGGGGATTTCGGCCGACCAGATTCTGCGCGAAGAAGCTGAGATGGAATTTCTGAAAGATTTTTCCGAAAGCAAGCTAAGTTCAAATGTTGTTTTCTATGGAGGAACGGCGCTCCGCTTGGCCTATAATTCTCCTCGTTTTTCTGAAGATCTTGATTTTCTGACTATTAAAAATATTAGGTTTTCCGAATTTAAAAAACTGATGGAAAAAATTGAGAAAAACCATTCAGGCTGGAAACTGACTGACACCAAAGAAAAACGCCAAACAATATTTGCACTGTTTAATATTTATGATGAAAAATTGAAGCACAGCTTTTCTGTCAAAATAGAAATCCATAAGCCGGAAAGAAAAACAAAATTCAAAACAGACCTGATGCTCATAAAAAGTCCTATTAGCATCAATGAGCCATTGGTCTTGGTTCCTGCGCTTCAAGAATTAAAAACCTTCAAAGAAATGGCTTTGATGCAAAGAAGAAAAGCTCGGGATATTTTTGATCTTTGGTATATTTCCCAAGTTCTTCGAGAAAACTTCGTTTTACCCAAAAAAGTTCCGCCCTATTCAGCAAGAGAGTTCAAGAATGAACTGCAAGTTTTCTTACCCAAAAAATATTATCCGATAGTCAGCCAACTATATGAAAAAATTACTGGAAAAAATTAA
- a CDS encoding deoxyribonuclease IV yields MNIGCHVSIAGGIQNAPERAAKLGCEVMQIFTRSPQGGKTPEITEETIQSFKIQNSKFKILEIYIHAPYYINFASANNRIRYGSVRAIREELERGSLLDAKYVMTHLGSAKELGEKESIQKVVHMLQKTLEGYKGKTKLLLENSAGTGDIIGDNLGELGEVIKKINDKNIAGICLDTQHSFASGYDWRDFEKTLERIDEEIGAENIKLIHANDSKSDCGSNIDRHEHIGQGKIGLDAFKNIVALAKSQNIDMLCETEFPGNKNDIEILKKLRN; encoded by the coding sequence ATGAACATTGGTTGTCATGTTTCAATTGCCGGAGGAATCCAAAATGCTCCAGAAAGAGCAGCTAAGCTTGGCTGTGAAGTGATGCAGATTTTCACCCGTTCTCCGCAAGGAGGAAAAACTCCGGAAATCACAGAAGAAACAATCCAATCATTCAAAATTCAGAATTCAAAATTCAAAATTCTTGAAATATATATTCACGCTCCATATTACATAAACTTTGCTTCGGCTAATAATCGAATACGATACGGATCAGTTAGGGCTATTCGCGAAGAACTGGAACGCGGAAGTTTGCTTGACGCCAAATACGTGATGACACATCTGGGATCCGCTAAAGAATTGGGAGAAAAAGAATCGATTCAAAAAGTGGTGCATATGCTTCAAAAAACCTTGGAAGGATATAAAGGAAAAACCAAACTTCTTTTGGAAAATAGCGCGGGAACCGGAGATATTATTGGAGATAATTTAGGAGAACTTGGCGAGGTGATCAAGAAAATAAACGACAAAAATATTGCCGGAATCTGCCTCGATACCCAGCACAGTTTTGCTTCCGGATATGATTGGCGGGATTTTGAAAAAACGCTTGAAAGAATCGACGAAGAAATCGGAGCGGAAAACATAAAGCTGATACATGCCAATGATTCCAAATCGGATTGCGGATCAAACATTGACCGCCACGAACATATCGGCCAAGGAAAAATCGGTCTCGATGCTTTTAAAAATATCGTTGCCCTTGCTAAATCTCAAAACATCGATATGCTTTGCGAAACCGAATTTCCAGGAAATAAAAATGATATTGAAATACTGAAAAAGTTAAGAAACTAA
- a CDS encoding bifunctional oligoribonuclease/PAP phosphatase NrnA, producing MKSFVKEFTTLNYIINKSNNVLLFAHTNPDGDTIGANLALREYIASLGKKVDIACFDPFPNYLNEIFHAEFVFPDKLDMSSYDAVIACDSVERGFDRIFEKISLNQATVLIDHHPDIHLQGDANIMDSSCSSVCEMIYRFFVFCNLKITKEIATCLMAGILGDTGSFQHSNTSTYVMNIASDLMKKGAPISKIVDIVFANKKISTLKLWGRAFEKAKINPRNGMIATVLTEDDIKDCEASTEDIAQVASILNTVPGTKFSLILSQREGDNIKGSLRSEEYKGVDVSEIAHQFGGGGHKLASGFEVKGKIVETEEGWEIV from the coding sequence ATGAAATCTTTTGTAAAAGAATTCACAACCTTAAACTATATAATAAACAAATCCAATAACGTGCTTCTTTTTGCCCACACTAATCCTGATGGAGATACCATCGGGGCTAACTTGGCTCTAAGAGAATACATTGCATCGCTTGGAAAAAAAGTGGACATTGCTTGCTTTGATCCATTTCCGAATTATCTTAATGAAATTTTTCATGCAGAATTTGTTTTTCCTGATAAATTAGACATGTCATCTTATGATGCAGTTATTGCTTGTGACAGTGTTGAAAGAGGATTCGACAGGATATTTGAAAAGATTTCATTGAATCAGGCAACAGTTCTCATCGATCATCATCCCGACATCCATCTTCAAGGAGATGCTAATATTATGGATTCGTCTTGTTCCTCGGTCTGTGAAATGATTTATCGTTTTTTTGTTTTTTGCAATTTAAAAATTACTAAAGAAATAGCTACTTGCTTGATGGCGGGAATCTTGGGTGATACTGGGAGCTTCCAGCACTCTAACACCTCGACTTATGTTATGAATATTGCTTCCGATTTGATGAAAAAAGGAGCGCCCATTTCCAAGATAGTTGATATTGTTTTTGCCAATAAAAAAATATCAACCCTAAAGCTTTGGGGCAGGGCTTTCGAAAAGGCTAAAATTAATCCTAGAAACGGTATGATTGCTACCGTTTTGACTGAAGATGACATTAAAGATTGCGAAGCGTCCACGGAAGATATTGCTCAAGTGGCATCTATTCTTAATACTGTTCCGGGAACTAAATTTTCATTGATTCTTTCTCAACGAGAAGGCGATAATATTAAAGGCAGTCTAAGGTCGGAAGAATATAAAGGGGTTGATGTTTCTGAGATCGCTCACCAATTCGGTGGCGGCGGGCACAAACTGGCCTCTGGCTTTGAGGTCAAAGGAAAAATTGTCGAGACGGAAGAAGGATGGGAAATTGTATAG
- the rbfA gene encoding 30S ribosome-binding factor RbfA, with product MPYRISKINELIKQQISDIITRELNLKPGVFLTVAKVDTSRDLRYTRIFISIFPEREINYALETLKKETYLIQGKLNKKLFIKIIPKIEFIVDTTESKADEVEKLLNDINRD from the coding sequence ATGCCTTATCGTATTTCAAAGATAAACGAGCTGATAAAACAGCAAATATCGGATATTATAACTCGGGAACTCAATTTGAAGCCGGGAGTTTTTTTAACTGTGGCGAAAGTTGACACCAGCCGGGATCTTCGCTATACTCGTATATTCATCAGCATTTTCCCTGAGCGGGAGATTAATTATGCCCTAGAAACCTTAAAGAAAGAAACTTATCTTATCCAGGGAAAACTCAACAAAAAACTCTTTATTAAAATTATTCCCAAAATAGAATTCATTGTCGACACTACTGAATCAAAGGCTGATGAGGTGGAAAAATTGCTGAATGATATTAACAGAGATTGA
- the infB gene encoding translation initiation factor IF-2 has translation MDNENQKLARIPASVTVKRLAEILNLPISKIITELMGNNILATINEEIDFETASIIAQDLGFSTKEDALCSEKEIITLEKLVEIIKKEKESDKILESRSPIVTILGHVDHGKTTLLDTIRKTSVAAKEAGGITQHISAYQVKKKGEWITFVDTPGHEAFSAMRERGVSIADVAVLVVAADDGVRPQTKEVISYLKEKKMPVIVAINKVDKPEANIIKVKQELADNGIVIEEWGGDVIAVEVSAKQGLGIDNLLENILLVTEVEDFKADFKRDGLAIILEAHLDSKKGPVATALVKTGTLKVGQDVVAGVVTGRIRRMEDFTGRSVNVAEPSMPVTIMGLGSVAKTNDILQIVSKKSFSEMKSQASGSNALKTKIDQSSLEGGVKRLKVILKTDVQGSLEAIEQILSTIKSEDVAVQYIGTGVGNITESDVKIAESAGAIIFGFNVVVTPVAKRLSEGAGVSMKVYNIIYELVEEVKKMLSDMLPVEIERTDLGILKVLAIFKTGKRDMIVGGRVSEGKMIKGENIEVKREGEIIGKGKMANLQQNKQNTQEVNQGNECGLTFEGGVKIKEGDNLICYREEEKKRKL, from the coding sequence ATGGATAACGAAAATCAAAAATTAGCCAGAATACCAGCCTCTGTTACAGTGAAAAGGCTAGCAGAGATTTTGAATTTGCCAATTTCAAAAATTATTACCGAGCTGATGGGAAACAATATTTTGGCGACCATAAATGAAGAAATTGATTTCGAAACCGCCAGTATTATTGCTCAAGATCTAGGATTTTCCACGAAAGAAGACGCTCTTTGTTCTGAAAAAGAAATAATAACACTGGAAAAATTAGTCGAAATAATCAAAAAAGAGAAAGAATCAGACAAAATCCTTGAATCGCGCTCGCCCATCGTTACTATTTTGGGTCATGTTGATCATGGAAAAACCACTCTTTTGGATACGATTCGGAAAACAAGCGTGGCGGCCAAGGAAGCAGGTGGAATAACCCAGCATATTAGCGCCTATCAGGTAAAAAAGAAAGGGGAATGGATTACCTTTGTTGACACTCCTGGGCATGAGGCTTTTTCGGCTATGCGCGAGCGAGGAGTCAGCATCGCCGATGTCGCTGTTTTGGTGGTAGCGGCTGATGATGGAGTGCGTCCTCAGACCAAGGAGGTAATATCCTATCTTAAAGAAAAGAAAATGCCGGTAATTGTAGCGATTAATAAAGTTGATAAGCCAGAGGCCAACATAATAAAGGTAAAGCAAGAGCTGGCTGATAATGGAATTGTTATTGAGGAATGGGGCGGAGATGTCATTGCGGTTGAAGTAAGTGCTAAACAAGGATTGGGGATAGACAATCTTTTAGAGAATATTTTGTTAGTGACAGAAGTGGAGGATTTTAAAGCTGATTTTAAAAGAGATGGACTGGCGATAATTTTGGAAGCACATCTTGACTCGAAGAAAGGTCCGGTAGCGACGGCATTAGTAAAAACCGGAACCTTGAAGGTGGGACAAGATGTGGTGGCTGGCGTGGTGACAGGGAGAATTCGAAGAATGGAAGATTTTACCGGAAGAAGTGTTAATGTTGCTGAGCCTTCTATGCCAGTTACAATAATGGGGCTGGGAAGTGTGGCGAAAACGAATGATATCTTGCAGATTGTCAGTAAAAAATCTTTTTCTGAGATGAAATCGCAAGCTAGCGGAAGCAATGCGCTAAAAACCAAGATTGACCAAAGCTCTCTCGAAGGCGGCGTAAAAAGGTTGAAGGTGATCTTAAAAACCGATGTTCAAGGATCACTTGAGGCTATTGAGCAGATTCTTTCAACTATTAAATCAGAAGACGTAGCCGTCCAATATATTGGAACCGGAGTGGGAAATATTACCGAATCGGATGTAAAAATCGCAGAAAGCGCCGGAGCCATTATTTTTGGCTTCAATGTGGTTGTTACTCCGGTAGCCAAGCGTCTTTCTGAAGGAGCGGGAGTTTCAATGAAAGTCTATAATATTATTTATGAATTAGTGGAAGAAGTGAAGAAAATGCTTTCAGATATGCTTCCGGTAGAAATTGAGAGAACAGACCTCGGAATCTTAAAGGTGCTGGCAATTTTTAAAACTGGAAAAAGAGATATGATTGTAGGAGGAAGAGTGAGCGAGGGGAAAATGATTAAAGGAGAAAATATTGAAGTAAAAAGAGAAGGAGAAATAATTGGAAAAGGAAAAATGGCCAATTTACAACAGAACAAACAAAATACCCAGGAAGTAAATCAAGGAAACGAATGCGGGCTTACCTTTGAAGGAGGCGTAAAAATAAAAGAGGGAGACAATCTGATTTGTTATCGGGAAGAAGAAAAGAAGCGCAAGCTTTAA
- a CDS encoding DUF4446 family protein, producing MNTFFLLVENSLSWVVILLAVFVIVLIVIVFYVLAKTRGLERKSAILFEGKDGKSLEELMLKNSTDIKSLDIEIQELYNISNKIHQLSFSSIHKVGIIRFNPFGDIGGDQSFSVALLDGKNTGVVISSLHTKEGTRVYSKPIAKGEEEKYPLTEEEKKVVKIAMQKKPSKV from the coding sequence ATGAACACATTTTTTTTATTAGTCGAAAATAGCCTGTCTTGGGTGGTTATCCTTTTAGCAGTTTTTGTGATAGTTTTGATTGTGATTGTTTTTTATGTTTTAGCAAAAACAAGAGGGCTAGAGAGAAAAAGTGCGATTTTGTTTGAAGGAAAGGATGGAAAAAGTCTGGAAGAGTTAATGCTAAAAAACTCGACCGATATAAAATCTTTGGATATTGAAATCCAAGAGCTTTATAATATTTCCAATAAAATACACCAGCTTTCCTTTTCCAGCATCCACAAGGTGGGAATAATCAGATTTAATCCATTTGGTGATATTGGAGGAGATCAAAGTTTTTCAGTAGCCCTTCTGGATGGAAAAAATACAGGAGTAGTTATATCATCTCTTCACACCAAAGAAGGAACCAGGGTTTATTCAAAGCCGATTGCTAAGGGAGAAGAAGAAAAATATCCCTTAACCGAAGAAGAGAAGAAGGTGGTTAAAATCGCGATGCAGAAAAAACCTAGCAAAGTTTAG
- the dnaA gene encoding chromosomal replication initiator protein DnaA: MTNEELWQAALGEIELSISKANFITWFKNTSILSSERGKIVIGVPNGFSKEWLENKYRSYIIKALQNFHKEVFEISCLIYSPSNISQDKPKNVDAIKNPEQYQVSSAIPKNIQFKPFGAKSSNLNSRYLFENFIIGENNELARAACWAVSQNLGKVYNPLFIYGNVGLGKTHLLQSIGNEVLKNNPQKNVVYITLEKFATDLIESIKNGRVSEFKATFQQVDLLIIDDIQFLSGKEKTQNEFFHIFNALYQLNKQLVLSSDRPPKSIATIEDRLRSRFEGGMIADIGRPDLETRMAILKEKSAEKGLPLTEEVSRFIAENIKNNIRELEGALNRIIALSELGGKEPTLDFVKKTLETTISSGKKQGINHQNVIDLVSDFYNVSQEDLLNKGRKQEVALARQVAMYLMRSELNISYPGIGEKFGGRDHTTALHAFEKINRELDVNERIKEAVFTLKERLYQLD; encoded by the coding sequence ATGACAAATGAAGAGCTTTGGCAGGCAGCCCTGGGAGAAATAGAGTTATCTATTTCAAAGGCTAATTTTATCACCTGGTTTAAAAACACTTCTATCCTTTCGAGTGAGCGTGGAAAGATAGTTATTGGTGTTCCGAATGGATTTTCCAAAGAATGGCTGGAAAATAAGTATAGGAGCTATATAATAAAAGCTCTTCAGAATTTTCACAAAGAAGTTTTTGAAATCAGTTGTTTGATTTATAGTCCTTCTAACATTAGCCAGGATAAGCCAAAAAATGTTGACGCTATTAAAAATCCTGAGCAATATCAAGTTTCCAGCGCTATTCCTAAAAATATTCAATTTAAGCCTTTTGGCGCCAAATCTTCCAACTTAAATTCACGTTATCTTTTTGAAAATTTCATCATAGGAGAAAATAATGAACTAGCCAGAGCAGCCTGCTGGGCTGTCTCCCAAAATCTTGGAAAAGTCTATAATCCGCTTTTTATCTATGGAAATGTTGGGCTTGGCAAAACCCACCTCCTCCAATCAATTGGAAACGAGGTACTAAAAAATAACCCTCAAAAAAATGTAGTTTACATAACCCTAGAAAAGTTTGCTACTGACCTCATTGAATCCATAAAAAATGGGAGAGTAAGCGAATTTAAGGCTACTTTTCAACAAGTTGATCTTTTAATCATTGACGATATTCAGTTTCTCTCCGGCAAAGAAAAAACTCAAAATGAGTTTTTTCACATATTCAACGCACTCTATCAACTCAACAAGCAGCTCGTCTTAAGTAGCGATCGGCCTCCTAAATCAATTGCTACTATTGAAGATCGACTTCGCTCTCGTTTTGAAGGAGGAATGATTGCTGACATTGGAAGGCCTGATCTAGAAACAAGAATGGCCATATTAAAAGAAAAATCAGCTGAAAAAGGGCTTCCCTTAACCGAAGAGGTCTCAAGATTTATCGCAGAGAACATAAAAAACAACATCCGAGAACTTGAAGGAGCTCTGAATAGAATTATTGCTTTATCTGAATTGGGCGGCAAAGAACCAACTTTAGATTTTGTCAAAAAAACACTCGAAACAACCATTTCTAGCGGAAAAAAACAAGGCATAAATCACCAAAACGTTATTGATTTGGTTTCAGATTTTTACAATGTTTCACAGGAAGATCTTCTGAACAAAGGACGAAAACAAGAAGTGGCTCTGGCTAGACAGGTGGCTATGTACCTAATGAGAAGCGAATTAAATATTTCCTACCCTGGAATTGGTGAAAAATTTGGAGGCAGAGATCACACCACCGCATTGCATGCCTTCGAAAAAATCAACAGGGAGTTGGATGTTAATGAAAGAATAAAGGAGGCTGTGTTTACTCTTAAGGAGCGTCTATATCAACTAGATTAG
- the dnaN gene encoding DNA polymerase III subunit beta, producing MKITCTQENFKKAIYNTERVIGKQSTLPILENILLETEKGMLKFSATNLEIGVFLKVGAKIEKEGKITIPAKIISNFVNNLPQGENITIETDDQVLRIKSGNSKASIKGLSAQDFPIIPEFKGSFLFSFSGNELKENLPKILSCVSLDGTRPELSGVNVILGDREVALAATDSFRLFEVKCAIKVKKEDEFTAFLSKTNSIIIPSGTLLEVLRVISQEDQEVEVAVEENQIFFQIDNVRIVSRLINGKYPEYKQIIPKEFSTQAIISKEEALRAVKIGSFFTNSKSGEVSFKLNQKEGKISVLAQSEEKGENKTEVKAKIDGLDQDIVFNPRYILDGINAINTPQVAFLANSGSSPVVLRMANEKEGKVEIDEKSTYVVMPIKN from the coding sequence ATGAAAATCACTTGCACTCAGGAAAATTTTAAAAAGGCTATATATAACACAGAGAGGGTTATTGGAAAACAATCTACTTTGCCCATTTTAGAAAATATCCTTTTGGAAACAGAAAAAGGAATGCTTAAGTTTTCTGCTACTAATTTGGAAATTGGAGTATTTTTGAAAGTAGGAGCAAAAATAGAAAAAGAAGGAAAAATAACCATCCCTGCCAAAATTATCAGTAATTTTGTAAACAATCTTCCTCAAGGAGAAAACATCACCATTGAGACGGATGATCAGGTTTTGCGCATAAAAAGTGGCAATTCTAAAGCGAGCATAAAAGGACTTAGCGCCCAAGATTTTCCTATAATCCCCGAATTTAAAGGGAGTTTTCTTTTTTCTTTTTCTGGAAATGAATTAAAAGAAAACCTTCCTAAGATATTATCCTGTGTCTCTTTGGATGGGACGCGTCCGGAACTTAGTGGGGTTAATGTCATTTTGGGAGACAGGGAAGTTGCTTTGGCGGCCACAGACAGCTTTCGACTATTTGAAGTTAAGTGTGCCATCAAGGTGAAAAAAGAAGATGAATTTACCGCGTTTTTGTCAAAAACTAATTCCATAATCATTCCCAGTGGAACACTTCTTGAGGTTTTGCGGGTAATCAGCCAAGAGGATCAGGAGGTGGAGGTAGCAGTGGAAGAAAATCAGATATTTTTTCAGATCGACAATGTGCGGATAGTCTCCCGCCTGATAAACGGAAAATACCCGGAATATAAACAGATCATCCCCAAGGAATTTTCCACCCAGGCGATCATAAGTAAAGAAGAGGCTCTTCGGGCGGTCAAGATTGGCAGTTTTTTTACCAATAGCAAGTCGGGAGAAGTTAGTTTTAAGTTGAACCAAAAAGAAGGGAAAATTTCTGTTTTGGCCCAGTCAGAAGAAAAGGGAGAAAATAAGACCGAAGTCAAAGCTAAAATCGATGGATTGGACCAAGACATTGTTTTTAATCCCCGCTACATCCTGGATGGAATTAATGCCATTAACACCCCCCAGGTGGCATTTCTGGCCAACAGCGGCTCTTCACCGGTAGTTCTCCGGATGGCGAATGAAAAAGAAGGCAAGGTTGAAATTGACGAAAAATCTACAT